One part of the Cellvibrionales bacterium genome encodes these proteins:
- a CDS encoding type IV pilus twitching motility protein PilT, translated as MDITELLAFSAKQGASDLHLSAGLPPMIRVDGDVRRINLPALEHKQVHALIYDIMNDKQRKDFEEFWETDFSFEVPGVARFRVNAFNQNRGAGAVFRTIPSKVLTMEELGMGQVFKDLCHIPRGLILVTGPTGSGKSTTLAAMIDYINDNKYEHILTIEDPIEFVHQSKKCLVNQREVHRDTLGFAEALRSALREDPDIILVGEMRDLETIRLALTAAETGHLVFGTLHTTSAAKTIDRVVDVFPAEEKAMVRSMLSESLQGVISQTLLKKNGGGRVAAHEIMRGTAAIRNLIREDKIAQMYSAIQTGGQLGMQTLDQCLTNLVSKGLISRDAAREKAKIPENF; from the coding sequence ATGGATATTACTGAACTGCTGGCTTTCAGCGCAAAACAAGGCGCTTCGGATCTTCACTTGTCGGCCGGTTTGCCACCGATGATTCGTGTGGACGGCGATGTGCGCCGCATCAACTTGCCGGCGCTGGAGCACAAGCAAGTGCACGCGCTGATTTATGACATCATGAACGATAAGCAGCGCAAAGATTTCGAAGAGTTTTGGGAAACTGACTTCTCGTTTGAAGTGCCAGGTGTGGCGCGTTTCCGCGTCAACGCCTTCAACCAAAACCGCGGCGCCGGTGCGGTATTCAGAACCATTCCTTCCAAAGTATTGACGATGGAAGAGTTGGGCATGGGGCAAGTGTTTAAAGATTTGTGTCACATTCCGCGCGGTTTAATTTTGGTGACGGGACCAACCGGTTCGGGTAAATCCACCACGCTCGCGGCGATGATTGACTACATCAACGACAACAAATACGAACACATTTTGACCATCGAAGATCCAATCGAATTCGTACATCAAAGTAAAAAATGTTTGGTGAACCAGCGGGAAGTGCACCGCGACACTTTGGGCTTCGCCGAAGCATTGCGTTCAGCTTTGCGGGAAGATCCAGATATTATTCTCGTGGGTGAGATGCGTGACTTGGAAACCATTCGTTTGGCATTGACTGCTGCAGAAACCGGCCACTTGGTGTTCGGTACGCTGCACACCACTTCAGCCGCAAAAACGATCGACCGTGTGGTGGATGTATTCCCTGCGGAAGAAAAAGCCATGGTGCGTTCGATGTTGTCGGAATCACTGCAAGGCGTAATTTCACAAACGCTGTTGAAGAAAAATGGCGGCGGTCGTGTGGCGGCACACGAAATCATGCGCGGCACCGCGGCGATTCGTAACTTGATTCGTGAAGACAAAATTGCACAGATGTATTCCGCTATTCAAACGGGCGGTCAGTTGGGCATGCAGACGCTGGATCAGTGTTTGACGAACTTGGTGTCAAAAGGTTTGATTTCGCGCGATGCAGCGCGTGAAAAAGCGAAAATTCCAGAAAACTTTTAA
- the hemF gene encoding oxygen-dependent coproporphyrinogen oxidase — MTVDVAAVKNYLLDVQNRICAGLEAEDGRAKFVEDAWQREGGGGGGITRVITNGAVFEKGGVNFSHVQGDSMPASATAHRPELAGRAFEAMGVSLVIHPENPYVPTSHANVRFFIARKDGEPDVWWFGGGYDLTPYYGFDEDCVHWHRTAKKACEPFGANVYADYKKWCDEYFFLKHRNEQRGIGGLFFDDLNAWGFEKSFAFLRAVGDSYIEAYCPVVARCKNMKYGERERNFQLYRRGRYVEYNLVYDRGTLFGLQTGGRTESILMSLPPLVSWHYNWQPEAGSPEAKLYSDYIVRREWV; from the coding sequence ATGACTGTTGATGTAGCTGCGGTAAAAAATTATTTGTTGGATGTGCAAAATCGTATTTGCGCAGGTTTAGAAGCGGAAGATGGTCGTGCGAAATTTGTCGAAGACGCGTGGCAGCGCGAAGGGGGCGGCGGTGGCGGCATCACGCGCGTGATTACCAACGGCGCAGTATTTGAAAAAGGCGGCGTCAATTTCTCACATGTGCAAGGCGATTCCATGCCAGCTTCTGCCACCGCGCATCGCCCAGAATTGGCGGGGCGTGCCTTTGAAGCGATGGGCGTTTCTCTTGTTATCCATCCAGAAAATCCTTATGTGCCTACCTCGCATGCCAATGTGAGATTTTTTATCGCACGCAAAGACGGTGAGCCGGATGTGTGGTGGTTTGGCGGCGGTTACGATCTCACGCCTTATTACGGTTTTGATGAAGACTGTGTGCATTGGCACCGCACGGCAAAAAAAGCGTGTGAGCCATTTGGTGCCAATGTGTATGCCGATTACAAAAAATGGTGCGATGAGTATTTTTTTCTGAAGCATCGCAATGAGCAGCGCGGTATTGGCGGTTTGTTTTTTGATGATTTGAATGCTTGGGGTTTTGAAAAAAGTTTTGCATTTTTGCGAGCCGTAGGTGACAGCTATATTGAAGCGTATTGCCCTGTGGTGGCGCGTTGTAAAAACATGAAATACGGTGAGCGCGAACGCAATTTTCAGTTGTATCGTCGCGGGCGCTATGTGGAATACAACTTGGTGTACGATCGCGGCACGCTGTTCGGTCTGCAAACTGGCGGGCGCACCGAATCTATTTTGATGTCGTTGCCACCGCTGGTGAGCTGGCATTACAACTGGCAACCGGAAGCGGGTTCACCAGAAGCCAAACTCTACAGCGATTACATCGTGCGCCGCGAGTGGGTGTAA
- a CDS encoding YggT family protein — MNAFAQIGILTLQTIGGLYLLAVVLRFLLQAARADFYNPLSQAIAKITTPVLMPLRRLIPGLFGLDLACVVLAIAVQYLTVTLSCLLVGIFNPLIVLLWSLIGIASMVVYIYLICMIVMIILSWVAPYTRHPAAVLCVQLVRPLCAPIQRFIPSLGGLDISPIFVFLLLNAARVLINSAAASTGLMGGASMLVPGMF; from the coding sequence ATGAATGCATTCGCACAAATTGGCATCCTCACCCTGCAAACCATCGGCGGTTTGTATTTGCTGGCGGTGGTATTGCGTTTTTTATTGCAGGCCGCCCGCGCCGATTTTTACAATCCACTCTCGCAAGCGATCGCAAAAATCACTACACCTGTTTTGATGCCGCTGCGCCGCCTCATTCCCGGCTTGTTTGGCCTGGATCTCGCCTGTGTTGTCTTGGCGATTGCCGTGCAATACCTCACCGTCACTTTGAGTTGTTTATTGGTGGGTATTTTTAATCCACTGATTGTGTTGCTGTGGAGTTTGATCGGCATCGCATCCATGGTGGTCTACATTTATTTAATTTGCATGATCGTGATGATCATCCTCAGTTGGGTTGCGCCCTACACACGCCACCCCGCTGCAGTATTGTGCGTGCAATTGGTGCGGCCGCTGTGTGCGCCTATCCAGCGTTTTATTCCCTCACTGGGCGGTTTAGATATTTCACCGATTTTTGTTTTTTTATTACTGAATGCCGCGCGCGTGTTGATCAACAGCGCCGCAGCCAGCACCGGCTTAATGGGCGGTGCCAGCATGTTAGTTCCTGGTATGTTTTGA
- the aroE gene encoding shikimate dehydrogenase produces the protein MTDRYAVFGNPIAHSKSPQIHAAFAAQTQQDLIYDRQLVAADQFIATAKNFFASGGSGLNITVPFKLEAFELADVVSERAEAAGAVNTLKKMPDGKIYGDNTDGAGLLRDITQNLGWTIKNKRVLLLGAGGAVRGVIAPLLAEQPSRVVIANRTLEKAEALVKDFSVGKSAQEIKLLRASSLQIHARPFDIVINGTSASLGGEMPDLDPAILNPNACCYDMMYGTQLTPFLQWAQRNGAQVADGLGMLVEQAAESFYLWRGVRPETKTVMERLREESLA, from the coding sequence ATGACTGATCGTTACGCGGTATTTGGCAACCCCATAGCACACAGCAAATCACCGCAGATTCACGCTGCGTTTGCCGCACAGACGCAGCAGGATTTGATCTACGATCGTCAATTGGTTGCCGCCGATCAATTTATTGCCACGGCAAAAAACTTTTTTGCCAGCGGCGGCAGCGGCCTCAATATCACCGTGCCGTTCAAGTTAGAAGCATTTGAACTGGCCGATGTGGTGAGCGAGCGCGCCGAAGCCGCCGGCGCGGTAAATACGCTGAAAAAAATGCCGGATGGAAAAATTTATGGTGATAACACCGACGGTGCCGGTTTGCTGCGCGACATCACACAAAACCTCGGCTGGACGATAAAAAACAAACGCGTGTTGTTGCTCGGTGCGGGCGGTGCGGTGCGCGGCGTGATTGCGCCTTTGTTGGCGGAGCAGCCCTCGCGCGTGGTCATTGCCAATCGCACCTTGGAAAAAGCAGAAGCACTGGTGAAAGATTTTTCTGTGGGCAAATCTGCACAAGAAATAAAATTACTGCGCGCCAGCAGTTTGCAAATTCACGCGCGCCCGTTTGACATCGTTATCAATGGCACCTCTGCCAGCTTGGGTGGCGAAATGCCCGATCTCGACCCCGCCATCCTCAACCCCAACGCCTGCTGTTACGACATGATGTACGGCACACAACTCACGCCATTTTTGCAGTGGGCGCAGCGCAACGGTGCGCAAGTCGCCGACGGTTTGGGTATGTTGGTAGAGCAAGCCGCCGAAAGTTTTTATTTGTGGCGCGGGGTAAGACCGGAGACAAAGACCGTGATGGAACGGTTGCGGGAGGAATCATTAGCCTGA
- a CDS encoding pyrroline-5-carboxylate reductase → MTQPTIGFIGAGNMAASLIGGLVARGFTPQQLCAADPNAAGLQALAAQHGIHACTSNAEVAQRADILVLAVKPQVMKAVLTDLAPSVQSKHLILSIAAGISMASMEQWLGGAPAIVRCMPNTPALVQQGASGLVANARVSAVQREQAEAILKAVGIALWLDNETQIDAVTAVSGSGPAYFFLLMEAMIAAGEKLGLSTEAARALTLQTALGAAQMACSSEFDPAELRRRVTSPGGTTERAIAHFEQQHLRTIVDDALQAASTRSQELAQQLS, encoded by the coding sequence ATGACTCAACCCACTATTGGATTTATCGGCGCCGGCAATATGGCGGCCAGCTTGATCGGCGGCTTGGTCGCGCGCGGTTTTACGCCACAGCAACTCTGCGCCGCAGACCCCAACGCCGCTGGCTTGCAGGCACTCGCCGCACAACACGGCATCCACGCTTGCACGAGCAATGCGGAGGTCGCGCAACGCGCCGATATTCTGGTGCTGGCCGTGAAGCCGCAGGTGATGAAAGCGGTGTTGACCGATCTCGCGCCATCTGTGCAGAGCAAGCACCTGATCCTCTCCATCGCCGCCGGTATCAGCATGGCCAGCATGGAGCAGTGGCTCGGTGGCGCGCCCGCCATCGTGCGCTGCATGCCCAACACCCCCGCGCTGGTGCAGCAGGGCGCGAGTGGCTTGGTCGCCAACGCGCGCGTCAGTGCCGTGCAGCGCGAGCAAGCAGAAGCGATTCTGAAAGCTGTCGGCATTGCGTTGTGGCTGGATAACGAGACACAAATTGATGCCGTGACCGCCGTTTCCGGCAGCGGCCCCGCGTACTTTTTTCTGTTGATGGAAGCGATGATTGCCGCCGGTGAAAAATTGGGGCTCAGCACAGAAGCTGCTCGCGCGCTCACGCTACAAACCGCACTCGGTGCCGCGCAGATGGCGTGCAGCAGCGAGTTTGATCCCGCCGAATTGCGGCGCCGCGTCACTTCGCCAGGCGGAACCACCGAACGCGCCATTGCGCATTTTGAACAACAACATTTGCGCACGATTGTTGATGATGCCTTGCAAGCGGCCAGCACGCGCTCGCAAGAACTGGCGCAACAATTGAGCTAA
- the coq7 gene encoding 2-polyprenyl-3-methyl-6-methoxy-1,4-benzoquinone monooxygenase, whose product MLPPIAERQLTGLDHLLVSADRALRTLTGDTRPALRATPALQVAECSLTKEETARSIGLMRVNHTGEVCAQALYQGQALTAKLPVVREEMERAADEEIDHLAWCEERVKQLGGHLSVLNPLWYGMSFGLGAAAGLIGDKTSLGFVSAIEDQVCEHLEEHLQTLPPCDEKSRAIVETMLEDEARHSHAALAAGGTQFPAPIKKGMTLVSRLMTRTSRYV is encoded by the coding sequence ATGCTGCCACCTATTGCCGAACGCCAACTCACCGGTTTGGATCATTTGCTGGTTTCGGCGGATCGCGCCCTGCGCACGCTGACGGGTGACACGCGCCCCGCGCTGCGCGCCACGCCGGCCTTGCAAGTGGCGGAGTGCTCGCTGACTAAAGAAGAAACAGCGCGTTCGATTGGCTTGATGCGCGTTAATCACACCGGCGAAGTGTGTGCGCAGGCGCTGTATCAAGGTCAGGCGCTGACTGCCAAACTGCCTGTCGTGCGCGAGGAAATGGAACGCGCGGCCGATGAAGAAATTGATCACCTGGCGTGGTGTGAAGAGCGCGTCAAACAACTGGGCGGACACCTCTCGGTTTTGAATCCACTGTGGTATGGCATGTCGTTTGGTTTAGGTGCGGCAGCCGGTTTGATTGGCGATAAAACCAGTTTGGGTTTTGTGTCGGCGATTGAAGATCAAGTGTGCGAACACTTGGAAGAACATCTGCAAACGCTGCCACCTTGCGATGAAAAAAGTCGCGCCATTGTTGAAACGATGTTGGAAGACGAAGCACGCCACAGCCATGCGGCATTGGCGGCGGGCGGTACGCAATTTCCAGCACCGATTAAAAAAGGGATGACCTTGGTATCGCGTTTGATGACGCGCACCAGTCGCTATGTGTAA
- a CDS encoding acyltransferase, translated as MKNIQLHSLTSLRFFAALMVFFSHLDFLRIHTDTAGNPDKYQDIYNTWFYEGYSGVTFFFILSGFILAHSYQDRLANRTTTTADFFIYRIARIMPLHWLTLLLAIFLLRTSNGNYDFFSTSSFLTNALLLQAWFSDTSTAFSYNLVSWSLSDEMFFYAMFPLLIRLNTKALILIFILLITCILTWLPITLPFAPFHLPRFTDLTKYYAYWFPAFRIGDFLAGIILYRAWITYKTIPSLLASLLQGASIVLLVLFYAHHASVDETLRFDFYYATPMAFLIFVFAYSNGVFARMISNRPMLILGEASFAFYMIHQLELYQIGHRLVRYNDTLLEWFYMTEHPEYAVCIHLGISVILSLALFFLFERPAQRIFQKGLFGIKNMIIRAEFKPTRA; from the coding sequence ATGAAAAATATACAGTTGCATTCGTTAACTTCTCTACGCTTCTTTGCCGCTCTGATGGTTTTTTTTAGTCACCTTGATTTTCTGCGCATACACACAGATACAGCGGGAAACCCAGACAAATACCAAGACATCTATAACACCTGGTTTTATGAGGGATATTCTGGCGTAACTTTTTTCTTCATTTTATCCGGATTTATCTTGGCTCACTCGTATCAAGATAGACTGGCAAACCGCACAACGACCACTGCAGATTTTTTTATTTATCGCATCGCGAGAATCATGCCACTACACTGGCTAACACTTTTACTAGCCATATTTTTATTGCGCACATCCAACGGTAATTATGATTTTTTCTCCACTAGCAGCTTTCTGACCAACGCACTCTTATTACAGGCTTGGTTTAGCGACACAAGCACGGCATTTTCCTACAACTTGGTATCATGGAGCTTGTCAGATGAAATGTTCTTCTATGCCATGTTTCCATTGCTTATCCGACTCAACACCAAAGCACTTATCCTCATTTTCATTCTACTCATCACCTGCATACTCACCTGGCTGCCGATAACGCTGCCCTTCGCGCCTTTTCATCTACCACGCTTCACCGATCTCACGAAATATTATGCCTACTGGTTTCCTGCATTCCGTATTGGTGACTTTCTAGCAGGCATTATTCTCTACCGCGCATGGATTACCTACAAAACAATCCCATCACTGCTAGCTAGTCTCCTGCAAGGAGCGTCCATTGTTTTACTGGTTTTATTTTATGCCCACCATGCCAGCGTCGATGAAACTCTGCGTTTCGATTTTTACTACGCCACTCCCATGGCTTTTCTGATTTTTGTTTTTGCTTACTCCAATGGGGTTTTTGCAAGAATGATATCCAATCGCCCCATGCTGATACTCGGCGAAGCCAGCTTTGCTTTTTACATGATCCATCAGCTAGAGCTGTATCAGATTGGCCATCGATTGGTGAGGTACAACGATACCCTACTTGAATGGTTCTATATGACAGAGCACCCAGAGTACGCTGTGTGCATCCACTTGGGTATCAGCGTGATCTTGAGCCTAGCGCTCTTTTTCTTATTTGAACGTCCAGCTCAGCGCATTTTCCAGAAAGGATTGTTTGGCATAAAAAACATGATCATTCGTGCCGAATTTAAACCTACTCGCGCTTAA
- the htpX gene encoding protease HtpX produces the protein MKRIVLFLATNLAIMLVLGIVLSVLQSYLGLSRNSMGGLLLLAFVFGMGGSVISLMLSKWMALRTTGAQVIEQPRTQVETWLLETVKRQAQAAGIGMPDVAIYDSPDINAFATGMKRDSALVAVSSGLLHNMSREEAEAVLGHEVSHIANGDMVTLTLIQGVVNTFVIFLARVVAQFIGDRDRGAFAYMMTVFVLEMVFGIVASTIVAWFSRQREFRADIGGAKLAGKEKMIAALERLKVSHESTLDGQLVAFGINGKSKTLGELFMSHPPLEKRIAALRESASF, from the coding sequence ATGAAGCGCATTGTTTTATTTCTAGCGACCAACTTGGCCATTATGTTGGTGCTCGGCATCGTGTTGAGCGTGTTGCAGTCGTATCTGGGGCTGTCGCGCAACAGCATGGGCGGCCTGCTGTTGTTGGCTTTTGTGTTTGGTATGGGTGGCTCGGTTATCTCTTTAATGCTGTCCAAGTGGATGGCGCTGCGCACCACGGGGGCGCAAGTGATCGAGCAGCCGCGCACACAGGTAGAAACTTGGCTGCTAGAGACGGTGAAGCGTCAAGCACAGGCGGCAGGTATCGGCATGCCGGATGTGGCGATTTACGACTCACCCGATATCAATGCATTTGCCACCGGTATGAAGCGCGATAGCGCCTTGGTGGCTGTCTCCTCCGGTCTGCTGCACAACATGAGCCGTGAAGAAGCGGAAGCGGTGTTGGGGCATGAAGTTTCACACATCGCCAATGGCGACATGGTGACCCTGACTTTGATTCAAGGCGTGGTAAACACCTTTGTGATTTTCTTGGCGCGTGTCGTGGCGCAATTCATTGGTGATCGCGATCGCGGCGCTTTCGCCTACATGATGACCGTGTTCGTGTTGGAAATGGTGTTTGGCATAGTGGCCAGCACCATCGTGGCGTGGTTCTCCCGTCAGCGTGAATTCCGTGCCGATATTGGCGGTGCCAAGCTGGCAGGCAAAGAAAAAATGATTGCTGCCTTGGAACGCCTCAAGGTTTCACACGAGAGTACGCTGGATGGGCAATTGGTGGCCTTCGGCATCAACGGCAAAAGCAAAACTTTGGGCGAATTATTTATGAGCCACCCGCCGTTGGAAAAACGCATCGCGGCATTGCGCGAGAGTGCAAGCTTTTAA
- a CDS encoding PilT/PilU family type 4a pilus ATPase, protein MDISKLLALMVEKGASDLFLTAGVPPSIKLNGKVVPVTNTPLTPELTREVVLGLMNEKQREEFMQNLELNFAVSARGIGRFRANAFYQRNLAGAVLRRIETKIPQIDDLMLPEVIKELAMTKRGLIIFVGATGTGKSTSLASMIGHRNRNSKGHIITIEDPIEFIHQHAGCIVTQREVGIDTESFEVALKNTLRQAPDVILIGEVRSRETMDHAIAFAETGHLCLCTLHANNANQALDRIIHFFPADRHSQLWMDLSLNLKAIIAQQLVPTPDGNGRRAAIEVLLNTPLASDMIRKGEVHGLKELMKKSTELGMQTFDQALFNFYDAGEITYEDALLHADSPNDLRLMIKLAQENSGGGGFGGLAGLSLEQTEDDKKNSGGIVRRR, encoded by the coding sequence ATGGATATCAGCAAACTGTTGGCATTGATGGTAGAAAAAGGTGCTTCCGATCTTTTTCTCACCGCAGGCGTTCCACCTTCAATCAAGCTGAACGGCAAAGTGGTGCCAGTGACCAACACGCCGTTGACGCCGGAATTGACGCGTGAAGTCGTGCTCGGTTTGATGAACGAAAAGCAGCGCGAAGAGTTCATGCAGAATTTGGAGTTGAATTTTGCGGTATCGGCGCGCGGTATCGGTCGTTTTCGTGCCAATGCGTTTTATCAGCGCAACCTGGCGGGTGCGGTGTTGCGTCGTATCGAAACCAAGATTCCGCAAATTGACGATTTGATGTTGCCAGAAGTAATCAAAGAATTGGCGATGACCAAACGTGGTTTGATTATTTTTGTGGGCGCGACCGGCACAGGTAAATCCACTTCGTTGGCATCGATGATCGGCCATCGCAATCGCAATTCCAAAGGTCACATCATTACCATCGAAGATCCGATCGAATTTATTCACCAACACGCAGGCTGTATTGTTACGCAGCGCGAAGTGGGCATTGATACCGAGTCGTTTGAAGTGGCGCTGAAAAATACTTTGCGTCAAGCGCCCGATGTTATTTTGATCGGTGAGGTACGCTCACGCGAAACCATGGATCACGCGATTGCGTTTGCAGAAACCGGTCACTTGTGTTTGTGCACCCTGCACGCCAACAACGCTAACCAAGCCTTGGATCGTATCATTCACTTTTTCCCCGCCGATAGGCACTCGCAGTTGTGGATGGATTTGTCGCTGAACTTAAAAGCAATCATCGCGCAGCAATTGGTGCCGACACCGGATGGCAACGGTCGCCGTGCAGCTATCGAAGTGCTGCTCAATACGCCGCTTGCTTCCGACATGATTCGTAAAGGTGAAGTGCACGGCTTGAAAGAGTTGATGAAAAAATCCACGGAATTGGGTATGCAGACTTTCGACCAAGCGCTGTTCAATTTCTACGATGCCGGAGAGATCACTTACGAAGATGCACTGTTGCACGCGGATTCGCCCAACGATCTGCGCTTGATGATCAAACTGGCGCAAGAAAATTCGGGCGGTGGCGGTTTTGGTGGGCTGGCTGGTCTCAGCTTGGAACAGACTGAAGACGACAAGAAAAACAGCGGCGGCATTGTGCGACGCCGTTAA
- a CDS encoding DUF465 domain-containing protein codes for MEDDLLLTLNRLREEHRMLDDEILVLLERPYFDQLLMQRLKKRKLWLKDTITRVESKLIPDLDA; via the coding sequence ATGGAAGACGATCTTCTCCTCACCTTAAACCGCCTGCGCGAAGAACATCGCATGCTGGACGATGAAATTCTGGTGCTGCTGGAGAGGCCGTACTTCGATCAACTGCTGATGCAGCGCCTGAAAAAACGCAAGCTGTGGCTAAAAGATACGATCACGCGCGTAGAAAGCAAACTGATTCCGGATTTGGACGCTTGA
- a CDS encoding GGDEF domain-containing protein, giving the protein MVCGYLLVLYWLRNGERYQHCAEITVLCTYVGVIVGVATSGGPLESPAMPLLVIPIVLAFTLGEKYSGLLWSSIVFLSHIAMIGIDRWLFKFPQLLDLSKFLTLHLTHWLVNYFAIIFLMLVFEAITQRLKQERDAERDRYAFLAAHDPLTGLANRSMFDSQLTRALASSDRNKNIAGLVMIDLDGFKPVNDTLGHDMGDKILCEIADRLTNLLRKADTIARVGGDEFAVILENVASPPGIDIVAQRIVDEIGKPYDILPKGMQVTASVGVAMYPDHTRDDNQLRVFADRAMYAAKRERGGYKIYSSGMHQ; this is encoded by the coding sequence ATGGTCTGCGGTTATTTATTGGTGCTGTACTGGTTGCGCAACGGTGAGCGCTATCAACACTGCGCAGAAATTACCGTGTTATGTACCTATGTGGGTGTGATTGTCGGTGTGGCAACTTCTGGCGGACCGCTGGAGTCGCCGGCCATGCCGCTGTTGGTCATTCCGATTGTATTGGCGTTCACCTTAGGCGAGAAATACAGCGGCTTGTTGTGGTCTAGTATCGTTTTTCTCAGCCACATTGCGATGATTGGAATAGATCGCTGGCTGTTTAAATTTCCCCAACTGCTCGATCTTTCTAAATTTCTGACGCTGCATTTGACGCATTGGTTGGTGAATTACTTCGCTATTATTTTTTTGATGTTGGTGTTTGAAGCGATTACGCAGCGCTTGAAGCAGGAGCGTGATGCCGAGCGTGATCGCTACGCATTTCTTGCGGCGCACGATCCTTTGACGGGCTTGGCTAACCGTTCGATGTTTGACAGCCAGCTCACGCGCGCACTCGCAAGCAGTGATCGCAATAAAAACATAGCCGGCTTAGTAATGATTGATTTGGACGGCTTTAAGCCCGTCAATGACACGCTTGGCCACGATATGGGCGATAAAATTTTGTGCGAGATTGCTGATCGCCTAACTAACTTATTGCGCAAAGCTGACACCATTGCGCGTGTCGGTGGCGATGAATTTGCGGTGATTTTAGAAAATGTGGCTTCGCCGCCGGGGATTGATATTGTGGCGCAGCGTATTGTCGATGAAATTGGCAAGCCGTATGACATCTTGCCCAAGGGCATGCAGGTAACGGCGAGTGTGGGTGTGGCGATGTATCCCGATCACACGCGCGACGACAATCAATTGCGCGTGTTTGCCGATCGCGCGATGTATGCAGCAAAAAGAGAACGCGGGGGCTACAAAATTTATTCGTCCGGCATGCATCAATAG